The Aminivibrio sp. sequence GGGAGACAATGCGACGTTTGAAGTGGACCTGATCGTGCCTATCGCCATGGATCCGGGTCTTCGTTTTGCGGTGCGCGAAGGCGGCCATACGGTCGGCGCCGGCGTCGTCACCGAGATTCTTGAATAATTAAACTTCGAGGAGGCAACCATTTATGGCGGATATTGTCGGCCTGTCCTGCACCGAGTGCAAGAGGCGGAACTATACTACGACTGTAAATAAGAAGAAGCAGTCAAAGAAGCTGGAGCTCAATAAATTCTGCAAATGGTGCGGCAAGCACACCTTGCACAAAGAAGGCAAGTAGTGTAAAATACACTCTGCTCGCAGGTCCGTAGCTCAATTGGCAGAGCACTGGTCTCCAAAACCGGGGGTTGCAGGTTCGAGTCCTGCCGGGCCTGCCATTTTTTTATTGTCAATGAAAAAAGATAGGAGGCCGAGGTTGTGGAAAATATCCTCACCTTCGTAAGAGAAGCCCGAGCCGAACTGAAAAAGGTAACATGGCCAGGAAAAAAGCAGGTGTGGTATTCCACGCTGGTGGTAATTGCTTTCACCCTTTTTGTCTCCGCCTACCTCGGACTCGTGGACATGCTTTTAACGGGAATTTTATCGCGTCTTATCAGATAATGTACGCTGCCGGTCCAGGCAGTTGCGTTCCAGGATCATTTCAAAGATCGGCAGGGAGGTGAGGGGGCCGCGAGACCCCCTTCATGTATGGATAGCATCGAAGAACGCCGCTGGTATATAGTTCAGACATACTCAGGATACGAGAACCGCGTTAAGGCGAATCTAGAACAGAGAATCGCCACTATGGGCATGGAAGACAGGATTTTTTCCGTCCTTGTGCCTGTGGAAGAGCGTGTGTCCGTCAAGGACGGGAAA is a genomic window containing:
- the rpmG gene encoding 50S ribosomal protein L33 is translated as MADIVGLSCTECKRRNYTTTVNKKKQSKKLELNKFCKWCGKHTLHKEGK
- the secE gene encoding preprotein translocase subunit SecE — translated: MENILTFVREARAELKKVTWPGKKQVWYSTLVVIAFTLFVSAYLGLVDMLLTGILSRLIR